The following is a genomic window from Lysinibacillus sp. G4S2.
TGGGGTAAGCAAGTTGAGATTTCTACAGTTGAAGAAAAATTAGCAGAGGGTAATTTTAAAGCTGTTACAATTACACATGCGGACACTTCTACAGGTGTAGTATCCGATTTGGATGCATTGGTATCCGTTATTAAGAAGGCTGGTGCACTAGTTATTTTGGATGGAGTTGTAGCGACAGCTGCTCTTGATGAAAATATGAGCAAGGAATATGGTCGTCCTGACTACAAATTAGATATTGTGTTAACAGGGTCGCAAAAGGCAATTGGTGTACCACCAGGTTTAGCGATTATCGCCTTCAATCAAACTGCTTTAAAGGCACGTGAGGCATTAGGGTCAATTCCGGCCTATTATAGCGACATTAAAAATTGGATTCCGGTAATGAATGACCCAGGGAAATACTTTGCAACGCCTCCGGTAAATTTAATTTATGCATATGATGTGGCGATGAACATTGTACTAGAAGAGGGGATGACAAAACGTGAGGCACGTCATGTCGCATATGGTTGTGCAATAAGAGCTGCATTATCCACGTATGGTATGGTGGCACTGGCCGAGGAAGCGGTTGCTGCACCGACACTTAGCTGTTTACTTTATCCTGAAGGGGTAGAGGATGCGAAATTCCGTGCAAAACTTGCAGAAAAAGGCGTGATAGTAGCTGGTGCACTAGCGCATTTAGCAGGAAAAGCCTTCCGTATTGGGCATATGGGCAATACAACCCCCGTAATGCTTGAAGAGGCAGTAAGATTAATAGGGGAAACATTAAATGAAGTAGGCTGCACAGTGGATATAGAACAAGCTGTTACATGTTTACAAGAAAAATTAGCTATTGTTGCGAAATAACTATTTGAAAAGAGATGTCATGAATCATGAGACATCTCTTTTTTTTGATTAATTAACTTCGGTGGGAACAAAGCCATCATAGCCTATATTGCCAAGGATTATTTAAAGGATGTTCATATTAAACATAAAATTGGC
Proteins encoded in this region:
- a CDS encoding alanine--glyoxylate aminotransferase family protein, which codes for MRNKELLLVPGPTPVVDEIYDALASETRGHTDPRFVSIYKNAIEQTKKLLQTDGEVFVIAGSGTLAMEMAIVNTVGKGEKLLVISHGYFGDRFTPLAKAYGIHVEVLQAEWGKQVEISTVEEKLAEGNFKAVTITHADTSTGVVSDLDALVSVIKKAGALVILDGVVATAALDENMSKEYGRPDYKLDIVLTGSQKAIGVPPGLAIIAFNQTALKAREALGSIPAYYSDIKNWIPVMNDPGKYFATPPVNLIYAYDVAMNIVLEEGMTKREARHVAYGCAIRAALSTYGMVALAEEAVAAPTLSCLLYPEGVEDAKFRAKLAEKGVIVAGALAHLAGKAFRIGHMGNTTPVMLEEAVRLIGETLNEVGCTVDIEQAVTCLQEKLAIVAK